A region of the Methanobacteriaceae archaeon genome:
CTTTCGCCCATCTTTTTAATTTAGGGAATACTTCATGCATCATCGCGGATGCTTCATTTTCGTCCATTTCAGGGTTTACTTCAACCATTTTTTTAATACAGAAATCTCTCATTTCTTCCATGGAAATATCTGATGTAAATTCACCATCTTTGAAACAGTAAATACAATATTCCTCATTTTTACTTCCATCTGCATTGGTTGCGTAAAGTTCTTCATCACCTAATGGCATTGCACATGATTGGCAAAACTTTTGATCTTCAAAATTCATAATATTTCCTCATTATAATTATTTAACTTCCTAATAATACTTAAAATTTGTTCTTTAAAGTGATTAACGACAAATGCACTTGCTAATCCAAAAATTCCACCGATTAAAACATCACCAGGATAATGTACTCCAACATACATTCTTGAAAATGGAATAGATATGGCGAATATTATTAAGCATATACTAACTAATTTAGTGTGTTTTTTAACTAACTGCCCAATATTTAACAGAACAAATGTTACAACAGCAAATGTTGAAGATGTATGTCCTGATGGAAATGAGTTTGGATCTGTTTCATTAACAAGTAAATGTACATTATCTAAGCTCATAAATGGTCTTGGTTCCTGAAATCCATTTTTTAATAAAACTACAAAGAATCCTGAGAGTAATAATGAAATTAAACTTAGTAGCATGATATTTTTTAGTGTTTCATTATTTTTTATATAAGCATATATTAAAATAGCTATTACTAAGAAGAATATAAATACGAAACTTCCCAGTTCAGTCCAGAATGGCATTATAGCGTCAAATACTGGATTTCGAAATGCGTGATTAAAAAAATAAAAGATTTGAGTGTTTAAACTCATATTTTCACCTTAATTTTCAATTGCTTTGTTGTATAATGATCCAAACACTCTGTTATAAAATATTCCAATATATGATGATACAAATAATCCGCTGATTACAGCTAAAATTGCAGAAATTACAATAGCTTGGTTATTGATGAAACCTGCGATGATTAATGTTACAAACATTAAAACAAAGCTTAAAGCAGCGCAGATTATAAGATAAACAACAAATGTGAATACAATAGCACCAATGTATTTAATCCATCCTATATTGGAGATGTTAGCAAATATTTCTCTTAAATCAAATGCTTTTTTAATTTCATCATATGCAACCATATTATTGAGTGCCATAATTAGGACGAAATATGAAATCATGTAAAATAGCCCTGAAAGTAGTATTACATGTATACCAAATGAACCATTTCCAAGCATTGCGCCAACTACAAAAATTATAGTTGGAATCATGTTATATGCTACTACTACAATGAAATATCTGATTCCATTTACAAACAAATCAATGACATTGTAAATTCCAGGTAATTCATCTTTCTCATCAATTGAAAACTTAAGAAGTTTCCATTCATATCCCATAATTAGAAGACAAACGATAAAACCAATGATTATTAAACCAATCACCATATTTACAAGAGATGCTGGAAGCTGTGAAATATTTACAACATTAATTCCAGTACTTTCCAATGCAGAATATGCTCTTAATATATCCAAAGAGGTTGTACTAATAAATAGAGATATTAAGTTAAATAGCGCAAATAACACTCCAAAGCTTAAAAGTTTTTTAATGTCATTGAATGGGTATTTTAACCCTTCAACAACATAGTCAGTTATACTCATTTTTTTCACCTATATTTGCATAGTGTATAATAATCCAATTGATCTTGTATTGAATATGGATAAGTATGGTCCAACAATAAACATAGTTACTAATGAGTTAATAAAAGTACCTAAAACGAATATTCCACCCGCGTTAGCTCCTAACATGCCACCAGTAATTCCTAATACAGTAAATATTATTCCTATGATTGCAGTAACTGCACAGGACAATATTAAAGTTATGATAATTAAACCTGCATAGGTTGTGAGGCATTTTAACCATCCAATATCATTAAGGACTTCTCTTATTTCACTTATTGCAAATGCTTTTGAGAATGCTCCATCATTATATGCCATGTGACATATTCCTATTTGTGCCATAAGACATGCAATGATTCCTACAACAAAAGTAATTAAACCACCAATAATAAATACAGCTCCTCCAACACTACCATCAATGCTTCCTGCAATAGCCACAACTAATATGAATAAAATCATAGGAACTAATAAATAAGCTATTTGAACTAGAAATACCTTTACACCCTCAATGAACATTTCAAAAATGTCATCAAATTCAGGTAATGGATCATTTCCGTTAATAATTCCGTGTACTGCAGTGTTTTCAACCCTATAACCATATCCTGCAATAAGAAATGCTGGAATTATTAAAAAGCTAAATAAGCACATTACTCCCAATATGATTAATGCTTTCCAATCCTTTGCAGAATACTCAAATGCATCCTTATATATGTCTAAAATCATTTTTATCACCTAATAATACTCTTCATCTAAAAGAAAAATATCTTCCATAACGAAATATTGTTCTTTATCTCCTTTAAATAACATTTTGTTAAACACTTGGGTTATTTCATATGCTAAAAATAAAGATGGGTTATATCTACCGTTTTCCAGAGCATTTATTGTTTGTCTGGTAACACCAACTTTATCCCCAAGTTCTTTTTGACTCATCTTGAGTTCTTGTCTTAAATATTTAATCATGGTTTTCATAATAATCCACAACATTATTTTTAAGTACGTGAGTAATTATGTTAAAAACTAATTACTTATGTTAATGTTAAATTACATAGTATATAAATTTAACTATTTTTAAGAAAATGAATATATGAACTTTAAATAATTAAAAAAAATGTAAAATAAGTTTATATTAATAAATTAATTAAATTAATTCTTATTTAAAATAAATATGATTAATTTTTCTTAATTTATAATATTAACAATAAATTAATGGAATTTACTAAAAAATTAACAAACAAAAGATTCATATAGTATGTAAATAATTATTAACATATGCAATGTTTAGATGACATTTGTAACATATCATTAACACATTGCACAGGGTTCAAAAAAATTATTATGCGCATAACTAATTATATGAAACCGATTTAATGATTATAATATTTTGGAGATTATTAATATGGTTGATTATATTATTGAAACAAGGAATCTTACAAAAAGATTTGGAAAACAAACTGCTGTAAATTCTCTTGATATGAAAATTGAAAAAGGAAAGATTTATGGTTTGCTTGGTAAAAACGGAGCTGGAAAAACAACAACAATGTGTATGCTCTTAAATCTTTCAAAACCAACAAATGGAGAGATATTTTTCTTTGGAAAACACTACAAACAAGATCCATACGATGTTTACTCAAAAATAGGATCAATTATAGAAACACCCGGTTTTTATGAAAATTTATCTGCTTTTGACAATCTAAAAGTCTTTGCAAAGCTTAGAGGAGACTACAATAAGGAAGATATTGAAAAAGCCCTTGAAATCGTTTCTCTTACACATGCAAAGGATAAAAAATTCAAAAACTTTTCATTAGGTATGAAACAAAGACTCGGAATTGCTGCTGCTATTATGCACAATCCGGAAATTTTAATTCTTGATGAGCCGATTAACGGTTTAGATCCAATGGGAATTAAAGAAATTAGAAAACTTCTAAAAGATTTATCTGAAGTTTACGGCACTACAATATTAATTTCAAGCCATATCTTAAGTGAAATTGAAGCTATTGCAGATGTTATTGGTGTAATGGACGGAGGATTATTAATTGAAGAAGTATCAATGAACCAGTTACATGAAAAATTAAATAAACATGTAAAATTTGAAGTATCTGACATTGATTTAGCATGTAAAATTCTTGAAAAACTTACATTAAAAGAGAATATTGACTTTTCAGTTAATGAAAATAATATTCATTTATACAATCATTTAGATTTAAGAGCTGAGTTTAACGAGCAATTTGTAAAATCAGGAATCAAAGTAAATGAAATGTCCATATGTGAAGAAAGTTTAGAAGAATACTTCACCAAGATTATTGACAAAAAAGAAAGATATGGTGAGTTTAATGCTTAAATTTATTGAAATGGAGTTTTTCAAGCTAAAAAACTCAAAAGTATTCCTGTTAATTTTACTAGGTTCAATAGCTCCTGCATTTTTAGTGCATTTCGGATTTTCAGGAAGAATTGATTATGGTGAAAAAATCACTTTTGCACTCTTATCCGGTCAAACAAACCTGTATATGTTAGCTATTTTTGGCCTGTTTCTTACAACAATTGTAGTATCATATATGTTTAGTCGTGAGTTTAATGAACATACTCTAAAATCAATACTTCCAACACCAATTTCAAGATCAAAATATTTAATTGGTAAATCAGTTGCATTTTTGATTTGGATTTTAATATTATGCTCTGTTTGCTTTTTTAGCTCCGTAATATTCTCATACATTACTGGAGTAGAAGGAATAAGTGCTAATTTGATTTTAAAGTATTATGGTGAGATGTTAATTGGAGGAGTTTTATTATTTATGGTTATGACTCCTATAATGTTTATTTCCATGCTTATGAAGAGTATGGTTCCAGCTATGATTTGTGCTGCAACATTATCACTTGGAAATCTATTTGCATACGGACACGATCCTGCAGTATTTTACCCATGGATTCTCCCAGCAATCGTATCTTCAGGTGAAATAGTCGAATATACATCAAATATAAGTATGGTTTACGGTTTAATTGCAATAACATTCATTGCAGGATTAGGATTAACATACTACCATTTAACACAAAAGGACATCAGATTATAGGTGATTTAAATGATTAATTTTATTCAAACAGAGTTTTTAAAGTTAAAAAATTCAAAACTGTTCATATTTAGCTTATTAAGCGGACTTGTTCCTCCATTTTTAATGTATGTTGGAGTCTTAGAAATGCAAGCAGAACATCCTGATTTCATTTTACACTTCTCACAAATGTTTGTTGAAACCCATGTGTATATGGCAGGACTGTTTGCAGTATTCCTTTTATGCGTTATAATATCCTATTTGATTGGACGAGAATACACAGAGCATACATTAAAATTAGTCTTAACAAGCCCAGTATCCAATTTCAAATACTTAACTGGAAAATACATAGTGTTTATAATCTGGACATTGATGTTGTTTAGTGTTACCTTTATTGGAACAATAATATTCGGTTATTTAGGTGGTGGAGTTGGTTTAACCTTAATAATGGCATTAAAATACTATGGTGTGATGTTATTTGGTGGATTTTTACTTACATTGGTTATGACACCATTTATATTCCTGTCAATGATTATGAGAAATATCGTGCCATCAATGATTGTTGGATCCATATTGGTTCTTGTAAACATATTCAGTTATGGCTGTCCATGGGGACCGTATTTCCCTTGGATGGCATGTTATATTATCAGTTCAAACACAATAACTGATTATTCATGCACATTATTAACACCAATAGCTACTGTATTGATAACCTTTATAATTGGTACAGTAATATCATATGGATACTTTAAAATTAAGGATGTTAGTTTATAATCATCCTTATTTTCTATTTTTAAAAAAGAGGAACAACAGAATAAACTGTTATTAATACAACCACGGTTATAATAACAATTGCACCCATTGGAGCCTTTTTCCATGCAAGAGCTGCTGCTACGATTGCACCTATTAAACCAATATACCATAATTGATTGTCTACTGTTAATACTCCAGGACAAATTAAAGCAGCTAATGCTGTATATGGAATTAAATTTAAGAATTTCTCGAATTTTGGTGAGAAATTAAGTTTATCAATAAATAAAGCCGGAATTAACCTTGGAATGAATGTTGCAAGGCTACAACCAATAATTACTAACATTATATAATCCATTAAGCATCACCTGAAAGTACGTATTCATCATCAACAATATACATTCCAACTGCTGCACCTACAAGTGTAGATACAATTAAAGCCCAGTTTCCTAAAAATTGGCTTAAAATAATGTTTAAAACAGCAGTTATCACTACTAAAGCTGCAACCTGTCTGTTTTCCTTAACAGCAGGAACTAAAATTGCTACAAATAAAGCGTAAAGTGAAATATTAAAACTGTTTGTCACAATTACCGGAAGCAAATCTAAAACTACAACACCGATTGCTGCTCCAAAAATCCAACTGAGCCATGCAATTATAGCAATTCCAAGATAAACCCATATTGAAGAATCCTGACTTAAAGAAAACATTGCAAAGGATTCATCAACAGTTGTATGAGCTGCCAGGATATTCAAAGGCAAATTAGAGTCTTCTACCTGATTTAAAACACAGGTTGACATTACAAAATACCTTAAGTTAACAACAAAGTTAGTCAACACAATTGCCATAATACTTGCACTGCTTAACACCATTGACGCAGCAATAAACTGTCCTGCTCCTGCATAAACAAAAACAGACATTGCCACAGTTTCCAATGGACTCATACCTGCTTTTATTGCAATTGCTGCATAACCAATTCCCATTGGAATATATCCAAAAGTAATTGGAATACCCTTTTTAGCACCCTCAATAAATTTAGCTTTTCTTGAAATAATAACAACCTCAAAAAATTAAAATAAGAAGTAATTTAACTAAGTAAATTACTTATTTGGTCTGTAGTAATAAGACCTAAGACTTTCATGTCTTCATCAACCACAGGAAGACAGGAAATGTCTAATTTACGCATTTTACGTGCAATTTCTTCAATTGCATCATCTGCATGACAATATTCAACATTTTTTGTCATGATATCTTTTAGACGATTTGTACCTGTTGCGATAGATTTAGATAAATCCCAGCTTGTAACAATACCAATAAGTTTATCATCATCACTAACAACTGGAATATGAGTTACATTTTTATCCAACATTAATTTAGCTGCTTCTACAACATCAGAACCTTCTTTAATTTTAGCTATTTTTTCCATCATTAAATCATCAACAACATTTTCTGATAGGAAATTAGCAAAAATATAATTAAGCTGGCCTTTTTCAAGTAAAAATGCGTCATGTCCATAGTTGGATTTTACTTCTGAAAATGAAACATCAACATTATTTGCATTAAGAGCAGTTACAATTTCCATACATTGATCTGTTGGATATAACCAGTCCGTATCAACAGAAATAATCTTCACATTTGCTTCAACATCTTTAAATCCATCAATTAATGAGTCATTAACAGATAAGTCAAATAAATCAACTGCTTTTGTGATGAATAAATAACTATTAGCGTCAAAACGTTTTACAAATGATTCTCCTTGGTGTTTTAAGTAACTTTCAACCTGGAAATCAACTGAAAAGTCATAACTAATTTCGTCTTTGTCCTGAAGGCCACGTCCAAATTTGATATCCATTGATTCATCACTTAAATAAGTAATATGTGCAATCATACGTGCAATGGACAATCCATTACTTGGAATTTCACAAGAATCATAGTAATTTCCATCATTCCAACTAGGATCTGAAAATATTGCCTGGCGACCTACTGCATTAAATGCAATTTGTTGAGGTGAAGACATTCCAGTAGTAGCTATTGCAATAGCCTTTTTCATCATTTTAGGATAAGATACAATCCATTCAAGGACCTGCATTCCTCCCATTGACCCACCAACAACGGCAGCTAATTGGTCAATTCCAAAAGAATCAACTAATTTCTTTTGAACTTTAACCATATCATTAATAGTAATTACAGGAAAATCCAAACCGTATTCTTTACCGGTTTTAGGATTGATTGAGCTTGGACCAGTAGTTCCTTTACATCCACCTAATACATTGGAACATATTATAAAGTATTTTTCACTATCTAATGCTTTTCCAGGACCTATTACCATTTCCCACCATCCTGGTTTTCTATCGCCATTATGCCATCCAGCAGCATGAGCATCACCAGTTAATGCATGACAAATTAAAATAGCATTAGATTTTTCTTTATTAAGCTCACCATAGGTTTCATATGCTACAGTAACTTCTTCAAGAGTTTTTCCACTATCTAATACAATTGGATCGGATATATCAAGGTATTTTGTCTCAACAATACCAACAGATTCTTTATTCATTTATACCCCTTTTATATTCAATTTTTCAATAGCTATTTTTGCAGCTGCTTGTTCTGCTTCTTTTTTATTTCTACCTTTTCCAACACCCATTTCTTTACCATCAACCATTATTGCAATGATAAATGTCTTATCGTGAGGAACTCCATATTCCTCTAATATTTCATATGATACGTCCATTTCGTTTGCATCACCATATTCTTTCATGGTTGACTTGTAATCAGCAAAGAAAACTACTTTTTTATCAATGAATTTAAATATATTCTCAGCAACAAAATTCTTTACAAAATCCCAACCCTGATCTAAAAACATTGCACCTAAAAATGACTCAACAATATCTGCTTTTATAGACATCAATTCATTTTTTGTAAGGTTTGATTCCTGAGCAGAGACGTGTAAATACTCATCAAGGCCCAATTCTTCAGAATAATGGATTAATGCAAATTGACAAACGTAATTTGCTCTTAATTTTGTTAATTTACCTTCACCATACTGAGGGTATTTTTCATAAAGATATTCTGAAACAATGACACTTAAAACAGAGTCACCTAAAAACTCCAAACGTTCATAGTTATAATCCAAACCATGTATTGTTGAATATGAACCATGAGAAAATGCAGTTTCATATAAAATCTTATTATCTGTTTTTATGCCAAATTTTTCAAACAAATTCATAGATAAATCCCAAATTAAGTTAATAACATAATTAGTTATGATTTTTTAGTTATATATACATAACTAATTATTTGTTTTCAAATGCTCCCTCACTTTATTTATATGTTAATTAGAACCAAATTAAAAATAAAAGAGGATTAGATAGCATGATTATTAATTGGAAACAAGAAATGAAAAAAATCGACCCTGAAATGAAATTTAGAGCTGAAGGCGGATGGTTAAAAACAGTTGAAGAATTAGACAAAAGTGTTAAAAACGGATACTCACTTGTAGGTGACTTTGTAAAAGCAGGTGATTATGAAGAAGAATACGATGAAGGATTATATCTTGACTGTAATAAAGAAAAAAATGGAAGAAAAGTACAACAGGATTACAGACTATTTCGTATTAGAGATGGTAAATTAAGATTACTTGATATGGTAATTGACGGAACCAGCACATGGGCTGTTGATTTATGGGATGCTGTTGAAGACGAGCTTTAAAAAAGCTATTTTTTCAATACAAACTTTGAAAAACCGGTTTCCTGGACGTTAATCCTATTATCCAAACAGGTAGGTTGTTGTAATAGAATAATTTTATGGTC
Encoded here:
- a CDS encoding zinc ribbon domain-containing protein; translated protein: MNFEDQKFCQSCAMPLGDEELYATNADGSKNEEYCIYCFKDGEFTSDISMEEMRDFCIKKMVEVNPEMDENEASAMMHEVFPKLKRWAKD
- a CDS encoding phosphatase PAP2 family protein gives rise to the protein MPFWTELGSFVFIFFLVIAILIYAYIKNNETLKNIMLLSLISLLLSGFFVVLLKNGFQEPRPFMSLDNVHLLVNETDPNSFPSGHTSSTFAVVTFVLLNIGQLVKKHTKLVSICLIIFAISIPFSRMYVGVHYPGDVLIGGIFGLASAFVVNHFKEQILSIIRKLNNYNEEIL
- a CDS encoding DUF4013 domain-containing protein, which encodes MSITDYVVEGLKYPFNDIKKLLSFGVLFALFNLISLFISTTSLDILRAYSALESTGINVVNISQLPASLVNMVIGLIIIGFIVCLLIMGYEWKLLKFSIDEKDELPGIYNVIDLFVNGIRYFIVVVAYNMIPTIIFVVGAMLGNGSFGIHVILLSGLFYMISYFVLIMALNNMVAYDEIKKAFDLREIFANISNIGWIKYIGAIVFTFVVYLIICAALSFVLMFVTLIIAGFINNQAIVISAILAVISGLFVSSYIGIFYNRVFGSLYNKAIEN
- a CDS encoding DUF4013 domain-containing protein — encoded protein: MILDIYKDAFEYSAKDWKALIILGVMCLFSFLIIPAFLIAGYGYRVENTAVHGIINGNDPLPEFDDIFEMFIEGVKVFLVQIAYLLVPMILFILVVAIAGSIDGSVGGAVFIIGGLITFVVGIIACLMAQIGICHMAYNDGAFSKAFAISEIREVLNDIGWLKCLTTYAGLIIITLILSCAVTAIIGIIFTVLGITGGMLGANAGGIFVLGTFINSLVTMFIVGPYLSIFNTRSIGLLYTMQI
- a CDS encoding helix-turn-helix transcriptional regulator — translated: MLWIIMKTMIKYLRQELKMSQKELGDKVGVTRQTINALENGRYNPSLFLAYEITQVFNKMLFKGDKEQYFVMEDIFLLDEEYY
- a CDS encoding ABC transporter ATP-binding protein, whose protein sequence is MVDYIIETRNLTKRFGKQTAVNSLDMKIEKGKIYGLLGKNGAGKTTTMCMLLNLSKPTNGEIFFFGKHYKQDPYDVYSKIGSIIETPGFYENLSAFDNLKVFAKLRGDYNKEDIEKALEIVSLTHAKDKKFKNFSLGMKQRLGIAAAIMHNPEILILDEPINGLDPMGIKEIRKLLKDLSEVYGTTILISSHILSEIEAIADVIGVMDGGLLIEEVSMNQLHEKLNKHVKFEVSDIDLACKILEKLTLKENIDFSVNENNIHLYNHLDLRAEFNEQFVKSGIKVNEMSICEESLEEYFTKIIDKKERYGEFNA
- a CDS encoding ABC transporter permease, translated to MLKFIEMEFFKLKNSKVFLLILLGSIAPAFLVHFGFSGRIDYGEKITFALLSGQTNLYMLAIFGLFLTTIVVSYMFSREFNEHTLKSILPTPISRSKYLIGKSVAFLIWILILCSVCFFSSVIFSYITGVEGISANLILKYYGEMLIGGVLLFMVMTPIMFISMLMKSMVPAMICAATLSLGNLFAYGHDPAVFYPWILPAIVSSGEIVEYTSNISMVYGLIAITFIAGLGLTYYHLTQKDIRL
- a CDS encoding ABC transporter permease gives rise to the protein MINFIQTEFLKLKNSKLFIFSLLSGLVPPFLMYVGVLEMQAEHPDFILHFSQMFVETHVYMAGLFAVFLLCVIISYLIGREYTEHTLKLVLTSPVSNFKYLTGKYIVFIIWTLMLFSVTFIGTIIFGYLGGGVGLTLIMALKYYGVMLFGGFLLTLVMTPFIFLSMIMRNIVPSMIVGSILVLVNIFSYGCPWGPYFPWMACYIISSNTITDYSCTLLTPIATVLITFIIGTVISYGYFKIKDVSL
- a CDS encoding AzlD domain-containing protein, whose protein sequence is MDYIMLVIIGCSLATFIPRLIPALFIDKLNFSPKFEKFLNLIPYTALAALICPGVLTVDNQLWYIGLIGAIVAAALAWKKAPMGAIVIITVVVLITVYSVVPLF
- a CDS encoding AzlC family ABC transporter permease, with the protein product MTFGYIPMGIGYAAIAIKAGMSPLETVAMSVFVYAGAGQFIAASMVLSSASIMAIVLTNFVVNLRYFVMSTCVLNQVEDSNLPLNILAAHTTVDESFAMFSLSQDSSIWVYLGIAIIAWLSWIFGAAIGVVVLDLLPVIVTNSFNISLYALFVAILVPAVKENRQVAALVVITAVLNIILSQFLGNWALIVSTLVGAAVGMYIVDDEYVLSGDA
- a CDS encoding homoserine O-acetyltransferase, with the translated sequence MNKESVGIVETKYLDISDPIVLDSGKTLEEVTVAYETYGELNKEKSNAILICHALTGDAHAAGWHNGDRKPGWWEMVIGPGKALDSEKYFIICSNVLGGCKGTTGPSSINPKTGKEYGLDFPVITINDMVKVQKKLVDSFGIDQLAAVVGGSMGGMQVLEWIVSYPKMMKKAIAIATTGMSSPQQIAFNAVGRQAIFSDPSWNDGNYYDSCEIPSNGLSIARMIAHITYLSDESMDIKFGRGLQDKDEISYDFSVDFQVESYLKHQGESFVKRFDANSYLFITKAVDLFDLSVNDSLIDGFKDVEANVKIISVDTDWLYPTDQCMEIVTALNANNVDVSFSEVKSNYGHDAFLLEKGQLNYIFANFLSENVVDDLMMEKIAKIKEGSDVVEAAKLMLDKNVTHIPVVSDDDKLIGIVTSWDLSKSIATGTNRLKDIMTKNVEYCHADDAIEEIARKMRKLDISCLPVVDEDMKVLGLITTDQISNLLS
- the rnc gene encoding ribonuclease III, yielding MNLFEKFGIKTDNKILYETAFSHGSYSTIHGLDYNYERLEFLGDSVLSVIVSEYLYEKYPQYGEGKLTKLRANYVCQFALIHYSEELGLDEYLHVSAQESNLTKNELMSIKADIVESFLGAMFLDQGWDFVKNFVAENIFKFIDKKVVFFADYKSTMKEYGDANEMDVSYEILEEYGVPHDKTFIIAIMVDGKEMGVGKGRNKKEAEQAAAKIAIEKLNIKGV